The DNA sequence CACCGCTGTCACAACGAAATTCGGACGGCTGGACACGCTTTTCAACAACGCCGGCGGCGGTGCGCCAAGCACGAATTTTGGCGACGTCACTTACGAGACCTGGCTTCGCGTTGTGAATGTCAATCTCAACGGAATGTTTCTCTGTGCGAACGCGGCCTACCGGGCGATGCGAGATCAGTCGCCACAAGGCGGACGGATCATCAACAATGGCTCCTTGTCGGCACACACCCCGAGACCGGGGTCTGCGCCTTACACAACGACCAAACACGCGATATCCGGGCTGACGAAATGCATCTCGCTTGATGGGCGCGCGCACAATATTGTTGCGTCACAAATTGACATTGGAAACGCTGCAACACCGATGACTGCACGAATGGCCGGGGGCGTGTTGCAACCCAACGGTACGATGATGGCCGAGCCCACCATGGATGCCGCGAATGTAGGGGACACAATCCTCATGATGGCCAATATGGACCTGTCCGCCAACATACAATCGGTTATGGTCATGTCTTCGCAGATGCCGTTTGTCGGGCGCGGTTAGACACAGTTTGCAGAGTGCCCGTTCAAGGGAGAATAGTACGATGATAGGGCCTCAACGATGAAGATCTGTATTTTTGGGGCCGGCGCGGTCGGAAGCCACATCGCTGCGCGGTGCGATTTCGGCGGCGCCGTCACATCGGTCGTGGCCCGCGGCACGCAGCTGGAAGCGATCCGTTCGTCAGGGATCGTCTTGCAGTCACCGGACGGAGAACGCGCGGCTTCGGTCACCGTTTCGGATGATCCCGGTGAGCTGGGCCCCCAGGACGTGGTGATTGTTGCCGTAAAGGCCCCTGCCTTGACATCCGTCGCACGATCCATCGGCCCGTTGCTCAAGCCGGATACAGCAGTCGTTTTTGCAATGAACGGAATCCCCTGGTGGTATTTTTACGGCCATGGTGGAGCAATGGATGGCACCCGCCTTCCCACCATCGACCCTGAAGGCGCCGTGTGGAATGGCGTTGGACCCGAGCGCGCCATCGGATGCGTTGTCTATTCGGCAAGCGAGGTGGTCGCGCCGGGGATTGTTCGACTTGCTCAAGCCAGCAGCCGCCTGGTGATCGGTGAACCAGACGGGACAATGTCGCCCCGCTCGATTGCGATTGCCGATATCCTGTCCGGCGGCGGCCTCCCGACCACGACAACCGATGCAATTCGCGACGTCATCTGGTCAAAGCTGCAAAACAATGTCGCTTCGGGGCTGATGGCGATCCTGACGCAGTGTACGGTCGACAAGATCGCGGCAAAGCCGGCCTGTGCGACAGCCATGCGCGCGCTCCTGACCGAAACCATCAAAGTTGCAGAAGCACTCGGAAGATCGCCGTCGCGTGATATCGACAAGGTGATGGCACAAATGCACGCGCTCGCACACAAACCGAGCATCCTGCAGGATCTGGAGCAGGGCCGGATGATGGAGATCGAGTCGCTTTACACGATCATTCTGCGATTGGCCAAGATGGTCGAGGTCGAGACACCGAACCTGGATTTCATGATAGCGCTCGCCAGTCTCCGCGCCGAAGCA is a window from the Hoeflea sp. IMCC20628 genome containing:
- a CDS encoding SDR family oxidoreductase → MEKRVAVVTGAGSGVGRAAALALLNAGWSVGLAGRRADVLEETVTMAKAGTAFAVPTDVTKPDDVEALFTAVTTKFGRLDTLFNNAGGGAPSTNFGDVTYETWLRVVNVNLNGMFLCANAAYRAMRDQSPQGGRIINNGSLSAHTPRPGSAPYTTTKHAISGLTKCISLDGRAHNIVASQIDIGNAATPMTARMAGGVLQPNGTMMAEPTMDAANVGDTILMMANMDLSANIQSVMVMSSQMPFVGRG
- a CDS encoding 2-dehydropantoate 2-reductase, which encodes MKICIFGAGAVGSHIAARCDFGGAVTSVVARGTQLEAIRSSGIVLQSPDGERAASVTVSDDPGELGPQDVVIVAVKAPALTSVARSIGPLLKPDTAVVFAMNGIPWWYFYGHGGAMDGTRLPTIDPEGAVWNGVGPERAIGCVVYSASEVVAPGIVRLAQASSRLVIGEPDGTMSPRSIAIADILSGGGLPTTTTDAIRDVIWSKLQNNVASGLMAILTQCTVDKIAAKPACATAMRALLTETIKVAEALGRSPSRDIDKVMAQMHALAHKPSILQDLEQGRMMEIESLYTIILRLAKMVEVETPNLDFMIALASLRAEAAGLAPDVT